In the genome of Saprospira sp. CCB-QB6, one region contains:
- a CDS encoding efflux RND transporter permease subunit — protein sequence MNKKQSISILLATALISLFMLWGVISRLQFDFDLRHFYPLEHEETDFFEGYVERFGWDNNYILLGIECKGAHIYQPEFLKEVDSLSNSLLQLAEIEQLIGPTKQEVYRYVPFMDLMNSSPLLALDSSAARLAQDSLKVIERPDLLGQLFAEDQQSVLILMQQKEGMQYEDCAQLIGQIDSLIQPFEQFKALHFAGKCYGQTTFVDLSRQEVATFVGLSILVIIIALFFSYRRFWGIWMPLSVVGVTVLWTLGTMMWLGFTLDFISNMIPTIILIIGISNVIHLFSKFLLELQMGQPKTQALKRAIKKVGTATILTSGTTIIGFLSLLFSNVSPLINLGAFASLGLIYAFLLTYSFFPALISISQKNFQLKAAKDDFWQQQLGHLALWVEQHYGKIIISASVLMVLGLWGSSQLRINQHVLDDLSERHPQIVDSRFFENEFKGTRQFEMEIVLKDSSKTLADTAVLRALDQLEQYLLKDYGLGSMFSPLARLKMANRMTHSGKADYYRLPQRRAEWKKAQKIEANFLANGRYPLVVLADGKTGRFAGKMPDMGSLEAQKRHAALAQFIQDQQLDQLIDYRLTGSAYLMDINNQCIADNVFYGLLLCFVFIFLLMLYLFRSWSMASIALLPNILPLTLVGALMAWNGVDIKISTSILFIIAFGIAVDDSIHFMAAYRLASQKAKSKAEALRACFRGTGKAIVVTTLILVSGFSCLLFSSFMGTFYIGLYTSICLFLALLADLLLLPALILRFGEELQE from the coding sequence TTGAATAAGAAACAGAGTATCAGCATCTTGCTAGCCACCGCCCTGATTAGCCTTTTTATGCTTTGGGGAGTCATTAGCCGACTACAATTTGATTTTGATCTGCGCCATTTTTACCCTCTAGAACATGAGGAAACCGATTTTTTTGAGGGTTATGTCGAGCGTTTTGGCTGGGATAACAACTATATTTTGCTGGGCATAGAGTGCAAAGGGGCCCATATTTACCAGCCCGAGTTTCTGAAAGAGGTGGATAGCCTGAGTAATAGCCTGCTGCAATTGGCCGAAATTGAGCAACTGATTGGACCGACCAAACAGGAAGTTTATCGCTATGTTCCTTTTATGGATCTGATGAATAGCAGTCCGCTGCTGGCCCTAGATAGCTCGGCGGCTCGGCTAGCTCAAGATAGCCTAAAGGTAATTGAACGGCCCGATTTGCTGGGCCAACTTTTTGCCGAGGACCAGCAATCTGTTTTGATTTTGATGCAACAAAAAGAGGGCATGCAGTACGAGGATTGCGCCCAACTAATTGGCCAAATAGATAGTCTAATTCAGCCTTTTGAGCAATTTAAGGCCCTGCATTTTGCGGGAAAATGCTATGGGCAAACCACTTTTGTCGACTTGTCTAGGCAGGAGGTGGCCACCTTTGTCGGTCTCTCTATTTTGGTCATTATTATTGCCCTTTTCTTTAGTTACCGAAGATTTTGGGGGATATGGATGCCGCTTTCGGTGGTTGGCGTTACCGTACTTTGGACCTTGGGAACGATGATGTGGTTGGGCTTTACGCTTGACTTTATCTCTAACATGATTCCGACTATTATCCTCATTATTGGGATTTCCAATGTCATCCATTTGTTTAGTAAATTCTTGCTAGAGCTACAAATGGGACAGCCCAAAACACAGGCGCTCAAAAGGGCCATAAAAAAGGTAGGAACGGCCACTATTTTGACCAGTGGGACCACCATAATCGGCTTTTTGAGCCTGCTATTTTCCAATGTGAGTCCATTGATTAACCTAGGCGCCTTTGCTTCTTTGGGCCTTATTTATGCGTTTTTGCTGACCTACAGCTTTTTTCCGGCCCTAATCAGTATAAGTCAAAAAAATTTCCAGCTCAAAGCGGCCAAAGACGACTTTTGGCAACAGCAACTGGGGCATTTGGCTCTTTGGGTGGAGCAGCATTATGGGAAAATTATCATTAGCGCTTCCGTCTTGATGGTTCTGGGCCTTTGGGGCAGCAGTCAGTTGCGGATCAACCAGCATGTACTAGACGATTTAAGTGAGCGGCACCCACAAATTGTAGATTCTCGCTTCTTTGAAAATGAGTTTAAGGGGACCAGGCAGTTTGAGATGGAGATTGTCTTAAAAGACAGCAGCAAAACCCTAGCAGATACGGCCGTTTTGCGGGCCTTGGACCAATTGGAGCAGTACTTATTAAAGGATTATGGCTTGGGGAGCATGTTTAGCCCCTTGGCCCGCCTCAAAATGGCCAATCGGATGACGCATTCGGGCAAGGCGGACTATTATCGGCTGCCTCAGCGTCGAGCAGAATGGAAAAAGGCCCAAAAAATTGAGGCTAATTTCTTGGCCAATGGGCGTTATCCCTTGGTTGTTTTGGCTGATGGAAAAACGGGACGTTTTGCTGGCAAAATGCCCGATATGGGAAGTTTAGAAGCCCAAAAGCGGCATGCTGCTTTGGCTCAATTTATTCAAGACCAACAGCTCGATCAGCTCATTGATTATCGGTTGACGGGCTCGGCCTATCTGATGGACATCAACAATCAGTGTATTGCAGATAATGTCTTTTATGGGCTCTTGCTTTGCTTTGTCTTTATCTTTCTGCTCATGTTGTATCTCTTCCGTTCTTGGAGTATGGCCAGCATTGCCCTTTTGCCCAACATCTTACCCTTGACTTTGGTAGGCGCCTTGATGGCATGGAATGGCGTTGACATCAAAATCTCCACGTCTATCCTATTCATTATTGCCTTTGGCATTGCTGTCGATGATTCCATTCACTTTATGGCCGCCTATCGCTTGGCTAGCCAGAAAGCCAAGAGCAAGGCCGAGGCGCTTCGGGCTTGTTTCCGAGGAACGGGCAAAGCCATTGTCGTTACGACCTTGATTTTGGTTAGTGGCTTTAGTTGCCTGCTCTTCTCTAGCTTTATGGGCACCTTTTATATTGGCTTGTACACCAGTATTTGCTTATTTCTGGCCCTTTTAGCGGATCTCTTGCTCTTGCCTGCCTTGATTTTGCGCTTTGGGGAAGAGCTGCAGGAGTAA
- a CDS encoding tetratricopeptide repeat protein, translating to MKKWIYMLGFGLALLLVYCGGGAEEKAVTADHRFRNLGDSATYVGMATCQSCHGNVHQSYVETGMGRSFAKAHQANSSADWQGHQSIFDTASQYYYLPFAQDSQLYVLEYRLGPTGDTTHKRLEQISYIIGSGHHTNSHLINRNGYVYQAPVTYYTQDGRWDLAPGFEGGHNSRFDRLIAHECLTCHNHLPKAEEGGLNKYLEMPEGIECERCHGPGSIHAKEKLAGLIVDTSKQIDYSIVNPRHLSRELQMDLCQRCHLQGVAVLNPGKSFYDFKPGMPLSSVMQVFLPRFSNSDKRFIMASQADRLRLSPCYLKSEELSCISCHNPHHDVKSRTENRYNESCLSCHAPTAPNFCSVEPAKRLEKQDDCVSCHMPRSGSIDIPHVTITDHNISKATARSAMALTQEETEEVAAFLGLACLSKDSPSNLDMARGYLALYDKFMGQQAVLDSAQYYLEQEKAENELQRQTKIHLFFAAERYPELEALALQAKAAEEKDAWTAYRLGEACYRQQNWAKALPFLERAVALLPYHLDFREKLGVCYARLGQSAKAEQVFQEVLLEDRKRPLTYANIGFIAAQKGELKRANYFYDKALDLDPLQESAIFNKAALSLKQGNKAEAKALLERLAGNAKAAQALNALR from the coding sequence ATGAAAAAATGGATATATATGCTGGGCTTTGGTCTAGCGCTCTTGTTGGTTTATTGTGGAGGTGGGGCAGAAGAAAAGGCAGTCACAGCAGATCATCGCTTTCGCAATTTGGGCGATTCGGCTACTTATGTGGGCATGGCGACTTGCCAGAGTTGTCATGGCAATGTGCATCAGAGCTATGTAGAAACGGGCATGGGCCGTTCCTTTGCCAAGGCGCATCAGGCCAATTCTTCGGCGGATTGGCAGGGCCATCAAAGCATATTTGATACGGCTAGTCAGTATTATTATTTGCCCTTTGCTCAAGATTCACAGCTTTATGTGTTGGAGTATCGTTTGGGACCAACAGGCGACACCACACATAAGCGTTTGGAGCAAATTAGCTACATTATTGGTTCGGGGCATCATACCAACTCCCATTTAATTAACCGCAATGGCTATGTATATCAGGCGCCAGTGACCTATTATACACAGGATGGGCGTTGGGATTTGGCGCCAGGTTTTGAGGGCGGGCACAACAGCCGTTTTGATCGCTTAATTGCGCATGAATGTTTGACCTGCCACAACCATTTGCCCAAGGCGGAGGAAGGCGGGCTCAACAAATACCTAGAAATGCCTGAGGGAATAGAGTGCGAGCGTTGTCATGGGCCGGGGAGCATTCATGCCAAAGAGAAATTGGCGGGATTAATTGTAGATACTAGCAAGCAGATAGATTATAGCATTGTCAATCCGCGGCATTTGTCTAGAGAGCTACAAATGGACCTTTGTCAGCGTTGTCATTTGCAGGGGGTAGCGGTCTTGAATCCGGGCAAAAGCTTCTATGATTTTAAGCCTGGAATGCCTTTATCATCGGTAATGCAGGTCTTTTTGCCTCGTTTTAGCAATTCGGATAAGCGTTTTATTATGGCCTCACAGGCCGACCGGCTGCGTTTGAGTCCCTGCTACCTAAAAAGCGAAGAATTATCTTGTATTAGTTGTCATAATCCGCATCATGATGTAAAATCGAGGACCGAAAACCGCTACAATGAAAGCTGTTTGAGTTGTCATGCGCCCACTGCGCCCAACTTCTGTTCGGTAGAGCCCGCCAAGCGTTTAGAAAAGCAAGATGATTGTGTGAGTTGTCATATGCCTCGATCGGGCAGCATTGATATTCCGCATGTGACCATTACGGACCACAATATCTCCAAGGCAACGGCTCGATCGGCCATGGCCCTTACTCAAGAAGAGACCGAAGAGGTAGCGGCCTTTTTGGGCCTAGCTTGTTTGAGCAAAGACTCGCCCAGCAATTTAGATATGGCCAGGGGGTATTTGGCCCTTTATGACAAATTTATGGGGCAGCAGGCTGTTTTGGATTCAGCTCAATACTATTTGGAGCAAGAAAAGGCAGAAAATGAGTTGCAGCGGCAGACCAAAATACATTTGTTCTTTGCAGCAGAGCGTTATCCAGAGCTGGAAGCTCTTGCCTTGCAAGCCAAGGCAGCGGAAGAAAAGGATGCTTGGACCGCCTACCGTTTGGGAGAGGCTTGTTATCGGCAGCAGAATTGGGCCAAGGCTTTGCCCTTTTTGGAGCGGGCGGTGGCCTTATTGCCTTATCATTTAGATTTTAGAGAAAAGCTGGGGGTTTGTTATGCGCGTTTGGGGCAAAGTGCCAAGGCCGAGCAAGTTTTTCAGGAGGTACTTTTAGAGGACCGCAAACGGCCATTGACCTATGCAAATATTGGCTTTATTGCTGCCCAAAAAGGGGAGCTTAAGCGAGCCAATTACTTTTATGATAAGGCTTTGGATTTAGATCCATTACAAGAATCTGCCATTTTCAATAAGGCCGCTTTGTCATTAAAACAGGGCAATAAGGCAGAAGCCAAAGCCCTTTTGGAACGTTTGGCAGGAAATGCAAAGGCGGCACAGGCCTTGAACGCCCTGAGGTAG
- a CDS encoding NAD(P)H-dependent oxidoreductase, producing the protein MKKKIVIIVGHPDKESYNFSLAAAYKAGAEQSGAEVREINIRDLDFNPNLEYGYRKRTELEPDLLQSQETLKWADHIVWVYPVWWGSVPAIMKGFLDRVLLPGFAFKKRDDSLWWDKFFTGKTSRIISTMDQPNWYYKWIYKAPSHNAMKKLTMNFIGVKSVKITSIGPVRMSKDAFRANWLKKVEELGRKNK; encoded by the coding sequence ATGAAAAAGAAAATTGTGATTATCGTTGGGCATCCCGATAAGGAAAGCTACAACTTTAGCTTGGCTGCAGCTTATAAAGCTGGGGCCGAGCAATCGGGAGCCGAAGTTCGAGAAATCAATATTCGGGACTTAGATTTTAATCCCAACCTAGAATATGGTTATCGAAAGCGGACCGAGCTAGAGCCCGACCTACTCCAAAGCCAAGAAACCCTAAAATGGGCCGATCATATTGTTTGGGTGTATCCCGTTTGGTGGGGTTCTGTTCCCGCCATTATGAAAGGCTTTTTAGATCGGGTGTTGTTGCCAGGCTTTGCCTTTAAGAAGCGAGACGACTCTTTGTGGTGGGATAAGTTTTTTACCGGAAAAACCTCTAGAATCATCTCGACCATGGATCAACCCAATTGGTATTATAAATGGATATATAAAGCGCCTAGCCATAATGCCATGAAAAAATTGACCATGAATTTCATTGGCGTGAAATCGGTGAAAATCACTTCTATTGGTCCTGTCCGAATGTCTAAAGATGCCTTTAGAGCCAATTGGCTGAAGAAGGTAGAGGAACTGGGACGGAAAAATAAGTAG
- a CDS encoding LamG-like jellyroll fold domain-containing protein, with amino-acid sequence MKNLSLFAFLLCFSMQGLYAQVDLADSLQAYYPCNNSGTDYSGSATGPFNLIVGTGLRTTTDRFGNADAAFEYTNNVNSSTLEGGINISYSDHYSIAIWVRQDSTPLNTNLFKMVGGSTTSPAHFQQIEINLDGKVQGIEVDASQESFMQGGNCANSSSLSSDLNTMGLQDGEWHLLTLSRASDTMRLYVDTQMVEISANPANPCSANPFIEMFIGSTGFGDATVASFDDIMIYDRAINPQEVAAIYNLTATYNGTLSNAVLATSQTNFRIFPNPTQTNLTVTLEEVEAEQYRIYNALGQLVAQGQFVGQQQEINTTSLNAGFYQLVLQTNKGQQLSQQFVKQ; translated from the coding sequence ATGAAAAACCTATCCCTATTTGCTTTCTTGCTTTGCTTTTCTATGCAAGGCCTTTATGCCCAAGTAGATCTGGCCGATAGCCTACAAGCTTACTATCCTTGTAATAATAGTGGTACAGATTATTCTGGCTCTGCTACTGGCCCCTTCAATTTAATTGTAGGAACTGGCCTAAGAACCACTACTGACCGTTTTGGTAATGCCGATGCCGCTTTTGAATACACTAACAATGTGAATAGCTCAACCCTTGAAGGTGGAATAAATATTTCCTACTCAGATCACTATAGCATCGCAATCTGGGTCCGCCAAGATAGCACGCCCCTAAATACAAACTTGTTCAAAATGGTTGGTGGATCTACTACTAGCCCCGCACATTTTCAACAAATTGAAATTAACCTAGACGGAAAAGTACAGGGTATTGAGGTAGATGCTAGCCAAGAGTCTTTTATGCAAGGCGGAAACTGCGCAAACAGCTCTAGCCTGAGCTCAGACCTCAACACTATGGGCCTTCAAGATGGCGAATGGCACTTGCTTACTCTAAGCAGAGCTAGCGATACTATGCGCCTTTATGTAGATACCCAAATGGTTGAAATCTCTGCCAATCCCGCCAACCCTTGCTCTGCCAATCCCTTTATAGAGATGTTTATCGGCTCTACCGGATTTGGCGATGCTACCGTGGCTAGCTTCGATGATATCATGATCTACGATCGCGCAATTAACCCACAAGAAGTAGCCGCTATTTATAACCTCACGGCTACGTATAACGGTACCCTCTCTAATGCCGTTTTAGCAACTAGCCAAACTAATTTCCGCATTTTTCCCAATCCTACCCAAACTAACCTAACCGTTACTTTGGAAGAGGTTGAGGCCGAGCAATACCGCATCTACAACGCCTTGGGCCAATTGGTGGCGCAAGGACAGTTTGTGGGCCAACAACAAGAAATCAACACAACGAGCCTAAACGCTGGCTTCTACCAACTCGTTTTGCAAACCAACAAGGGCCAGCAACTAAGCCAACAGTTTGTTAAACAATAA
- a CDS encoding DUF2279 domain-containing protein, producing the protein MKKLLLLLLFSFVLLDAFAQDSSRLSFWAPAPQFHPARFWSVTAAVGAGYTATSYALARAWYANYDRTSFHFFNDNYGWRQMDKMGHLMTTNFEAKWLGHLYHWSGMPKKQAAWVGFGGSMLFQGTVELMDGYSEAWGFSWGDVGFNTLGASAYLAQELFWEEQRVLFKLSVHRPNYANSPIYARNNPLAQTSLQERADQLYGSSFPELFFKEYNGQTIWMSVNIASFLPERPKYLPPWLNVAFGYGIENVFGAERNRWYNEDLAVFEAPANYPRMSQYYLSLDIDFERIPTKSKSLKSFLMMLNVFKLPFPALEYNSQGQWRGHFLHF; encoded by the coding sequence ATGAAAAAATTACTTCTTCTTCTCCTCTTTTCTTTTGTGCTACTAGACGCTTTTGCTCAAGATAGTAGCCGACTTTCGTTTTGGGCGCCTGCGCCCCAATTTCATCCAGCGCGCTTTTGGTCCGTAACGGCAGCCGTAGGTGCTGGCTATACCGCCACTTCTTATGCCTTGGCCAGAGCTTGGTACGCCAATTACGACCGAACTTCTTTCCATTTTTTTAATGATAATTACGGTTGGCGACAAATGGACAAAATGGGCCATCTCATGACCACTAACTTTGAAGCCAAATGGCTGGGCCATTTGTACCACTGGTCCGGAATGCCTAAGAAACAAGCCGCTTGGGTCGGCTTTGGTGGCAGTATGCTCTTTCAAGGCACTGTTGAGCTAATGGATGGCTATTCCGAAGCCTGGGGGTTCAGTTGGGGAGATGTCGGCTTTAATACCTTGGGTGCCTCGGCCTATTTGGCCCAAGAACTCTTTTGGGAAGAGCAGCGAGTTTTATTTAAGCTCTCTGTGCATCGGCCCAATTACGCCAATTCCCCCATCTACGCCCGCAACAATCCCTTGGCCCAAACGAGTTTGCAAGAACGAGCCGACCAACTCTATGGGAGCAGCTTTCCCGAACTCTTTTTTAAGGAATATAATGGACAAACAATCTGGATGTCGGTCAATATCGCCTCCTTTTTGCCCGAACGCCCAAAATATCTGCCCCCTTGGCTAAATGTAGCCTTTGGTTATGGCATTGAAAACGTTTTTGGGGCCGAGCGCAACCGCTGGTACAATGAAGATTTGGCCGTTTTTGAAGCCCCCGCCAATTATCCTCGAATGAGCCAATATTATTTATCCTTAGATATCGACTTTGAGCGGATTCCGACTAAATCTAAAAGCCTAAAGTCCTTTCTGATGATGCTCAATGTTTTTAAACTGCCTTTTCCGGCCCTAGAGTACAACAGCCAAGGGCAATGGCGAGGCCACTTCCTCCATTTTTAA
- a CDS encoding T9SS type A sorting domain-containing protein, with protein MRLLSLCCFALLSTGLWGQKLLVLNGGLFGSATETANLGVYDPADNSYLFLDSMGTNSVQDLLIEAEQYAYVAAQDSIYKYDLQTGERLAAAAFGGVSTIKLGLYQNKLLVGNWYGSSSDNLRIFDKSDLSFQASVSQIDKGVKDFVVLGDTLYIAQNSSTASYTDTLGYLAKVNLTDNSYVGNDTLSSTGNELGRLFSLGDSLIIGINNESNSLSYLNVNSGQKWTQSAAVNFQAPSYGNAVQLDQNGIAYTVYNGAIGSYDFINNTLIDTALIPYSSGAFALDAQNGFLYVSQINFGNQSSNTGIRYNLSGDSLGTFPVGFSPEVLVIWNTQLINSLSELETSTFDFRPFPNPAQDQIFWSADLAVEALRLYDLQGRLLVQDLSPQRNSLNISQLPAGQYVLQLEVAGQQKAKLIYKK; from the coding sequence ATGCGCTTATTAAGTTTATGCTGCTTCGCTCTTTTGAGCACTGGCCTTTGGGGCCAAAAATTGTTGGTCTTGAACGGGGGCTTGTTTGGTTCGGCCACAGAAACCGCCAATTTGGGCGTTTATGATCCCGCTGATAATAGCTATTTGTTTTTGGATAGTATGGGGACCAACTCCGTGCAAGATCTCTTGATTGAGGCAGAGCAATACGCTTATGTGGCCGCTCAAGACAGTATCTATAAATATGATTTGCAAACGGGCGAGCGCCTAGCTGCTGCTGCTTTTGGTGGCGTGAGTACCATTAAATTGGGCCTTTATCAGAACAAATTATTGGTGGGCAACTGGTATGGCAGCAGCTCCGATAATCTACGCATCTTTGATAAAAGCGACCTGAGTTTTCAGGCTTCTGTGAGCCAAATTGATAAGGGCGTGAAGGATTTTGTTGTCCTTGGCGATACCCTTTATATTGCGCAAAATAGCAGCACCGCTAGCTATACCGATACTTTGGGCTATTTGGCCAAAGTAAATTTGACCGATAACAGCTATGTTGGCAATGATACTTTGAGCAGCACGGGTAATGAGCTGGGCCGTCTATTCAGCCTAGGCGATAGCCTCATTATTGGCATCAATAACGAAAGCAACAGCCTCTCTTATTTGAATGTCAATAGCGGACAAAAATGGACGCAGAGCGCTGCCGTAAATTTTCAGGCGCCTAGCTACGGAAATGCTGTTCAATTGGACCAAAACGGCATCGCCTACACCGTTTATAATGGCGCTATCGGAAGCTATGATTTTATCAATAATACGCTAATTGATACGGCTTTAATTCCTTATTCTTCTGGTGCTTTTGCCCTAGATGCTCAAAATGGGTTTTTGTACGTCAGTCAAATAAATTTTGGCAACCAAAGCAGCAACACAGGCATTCGCTACAACCTTTCTGGCGATAGCTTGGGAACATTTCCCGTTGGCTTTTCTCCTGAGGTTTTGGTGATTTGGAATACCCAATTGATCAATAGTTTGAGCGAGCTAGAAACAAGCACTTTTGATTTCCGCCCTTTCCCAAATCCCGCCCAAGACCAAATTTTCTGGTCTGCAGATTTGGCCGTAGAAGCCCTGCGCTTATACGACTTGCAAGGCCGCTTGCTGGTGCAGGATCTATCTCCCCAACGCAATAGCCTGAATATTAGCCAATTGCCTGCAGGGCAATATGTTTTGCAGCTAGAAGTAGCTGGGCAGCAAAAAGCAAAACTCATCTATAAAAAATAG
- a CDS encoding multidrug effflux MFS transporter, with protein sequence MWAVLGLLMAFTSLSVDIYLPAMPLMHNDLQGDVELTITGFLLGFSIAQLIWGPISDRVGRKWPLLLGLILFVIGSVGCALADNIVEMIIWRVIQAFGACVGPMLSRAMIRDLFGKTKAAETLSVLMVIMAIAPIAAPLIGGQMIKFTTWHSMFWLLAVIGAIMALSVFGLPETLAPEKRQADAIHKAFSKYMQLLVNKKFMYYTLCVTFFYVAVYAFVAGSPNAYISYYGVDPAWFGAIFAINIIGMMGLSLVNRALVSRFHLDRLILYASSIAAIASLLLVPLIAFDIGGIYGLIIPVFIFFSMNGIIAASTTAAALDDLPKMAGAASAFLGALQYGSGVISTVLLSIFEDPSPLAMSAIIAFFTLAAFLMIFLKMRLDKKG encoded by the coding sequence ATGTGGGCTGTTCTAGGCCTACTCATGGCCTTCACCTCTTTATCTGTAGATATTTATTTGCCCGCTATGCCTTTGATGCATAATGATTTGCAGGGCGATGTAGAACTAACGATTACGGGATTTTTACTGGGCTTTTCAATTGCCCAATTAATCTGGGGCCCCATTAGCGATCGAGTGGGCCGAAAATGGCCCCTTTTGCTCGGCCTAATTCTATTTGTTATCGGCTCAGTGGGCTGTGCCCTTGCCGATAATATTGTCGAAATGATTATTTGGCGAGTGATTCAAGCTTTTGGCGCCTGTGTTGGCCCTATGTTATCTAGGGCCATGATTCGTGACCTTTTTGGCAAAACAAAAGCCGCCGAAACCCTATCGGTCCTCATGGTTATTATGGCTATCGCCCCTATTGCTGCCCCTTTGATCGGCGGACAAATGATTAAGTTTACGACTTGGCATAGTATGTTTTGGCTCTTGGCGGTCATCGGCGCTATTATGGCCCTTTCTGTTTTTGGCTTGCCCGAAACCCTAGCCCCCGAAAAACGCCAAGCCGATGCCATCCACAAGGCTTTTTCTAAATATATGCAGCTGCTGGTCAATAAGAAGTTTATGTATTATACGCTTTGCGTGACCTTTTTCTATGTGGCGGTTTATGCTTTTGTCGCTGGTTCGCCCAATGCCTACATTAGTTATTATGGGGTGGACCCCGCTTGGTTCGGGGCCATTTTTGCCATCAATATTATCGGTATGATGGGACTCAGTTTGGTCAACCGAGCACTGGTTTCTCGCTTCCACCTAGATCGCCTCATTTTGTACGCAAGCAGCATTGCCGCTATCGCTAGCCTGCTTTTGGTCCCCCTCATAGCCTTTGATATTGGCGGAATTTACGGACTGATTATCCCCGTTTTTATCTTTTTCTCGATGAACGGCATTATTGCCGCAAGTACCACTGCCGCAGCCCTAGACGATCTCCCCAAAATGGCTGGCGCTGCCTCGGCTTTCTTGGGCGCTTTGCAATATGGAAGCGGCGTGATTTCTACCGTCCTGCTCAGCATTTTTGAAGACCCCAGCCCCCTAGCTATGTCGGCTATTATTGCCTTTTTTACCCTAGCCGCCTTCCTCATGATTTTCCTAAAAATGAGATTGGATAAAAAAGGCTAA